From a single Streptomyces sp. NBC_00377 genomic region:
- a CDS encoding cellulose binding domain-containing protein produces MRRTRILTAVLALAAGLVAGSPPVVAADGSPRTTLAAESYTWKNARIDGGGFVPGIVFNRKEKNLAYARTDIGGAYRWQESSKTWTPLLDSVGWADWGHTGVVSLASDSVDPNKVYAAVGTYTNSWDPGNGAVLRSGDRGASWQKTDLPFKLGGNMPGRGMGERLAVDPNRNSVLYLGAPSGKGLWRSTDSGVTWSQVANFPNVGNYQQDPTDTSGYASDNQGIVWVTFDESTGTSGTATKTVYVGVADKDNAVYRSTDAGATWSRLAGQPTGYLAHKGVLDTVNGYLYLAYSDKGGPYDGGKGRLWRYATATGSWTDISPVAEADTYYGFSGLTIDRQKPGTVMATAYSAWWPDTQIFRSTNSGGAWTKAWDYTSYPSRANRFTMDVSSSPWLTWGANPSPPEQTPKLGWMTEALEIDPFNSSRMMYGTGATIYGTENLANWDSGGQFTVRPMVQGLEETAVNDIVSPPAGAPLLSALGDIGGFRHTDLTKVPSMMFTSPNFTTTTSLDYAETNPSTVVRVGNLDSGPHVAFSTDNGANWFAGTDPSGVSGGGTVAASADGGRFVWSPAGAGVQYTTGYGTSWSASSGIPAGAVVESDRVDAKTFYGFKSGRFYVSSDGGATFTASAASGLPSADSVRFKALPGGKGDVWLAGGASDGAYGLWHSTDSGATFTKLSSVEQADTIGFGKAAAGASYQTLYAGAKIAGVRGVFRSTDKGVTWTRVNDDAHQWGWTGAAITGDPRVYGRVYVSTNGRGVIYGDTSDTGGGGGGGGTDPTPTPTGACAVTYTITNQWSGGFQADVKLANTGTSAWSGWSLNWAFANGQGVSQLWNADYTQAGPTVTAKNIGWNGNVAAGSSVSFGFTGSWSGTNAKPMAFGLGDQSCTVG; encoded by the coding sequence GTGCGAAGAACCCGCATCCTCACGGCCGTACTGGCGCTCGCCGCCGGTCTGGTTGCCGGCAGTCCGCCCGTGGTGGCCGCGGACGGCAGTCCGCGCACGACCCTGGCGGCAGAGTCGTACACCTGGAAGAACGCCCGGATCGACGGCGGCGGCTTCGTGCCGGGCATCGTCTTCAACCGCAAGGAGAAGAACCTCGCCTACGCGCGCACCGACATCGGCGGCGCGTACCGCTGGCAGGAGTCGAGCAAGACCTGGACGCCCCTGCTGGACTCGGTCGGCTGGGCGGACTGGGGGCACACGGGGGTGGTGAGCCTGGCCTCCGACTCCGTCGACCCGAACAAGGTGTACGCGGCCGTCGGCACGTACACCAACAGCTGGGACCCGGGGAACGGGGCCGTGCTGCGCTCCGGTGACCGGGGCGCGAGCTGGCAGAAGACGGACCTGCCCTTCAAGCTGGGCGGCAACATGCCCGGACGCGGGATGGGCGAACGACTCGCGGTCGACCCGAACAGGAACAGTGTCCTGTACCTCGGCGCGCCGAGCGGCAAGGGCCTGTGGCGGTCGACGGACTCGGGCGTCACGTGGTCGCAGGTGGCGAACTTCCCGAACGTCGGCAACTACCAGCAGGATCCGACCGACACGAGCGGGTACGCGTCCGACAACCAGGGCATCGTCTGGGTCACCTTCGACGAGTCCACGGGCACGTCCGGCACCGCCACGAAGACGGTCTACGTCGGGGTGGCGGACAAGGACAACGCGGTGTACCGCTCGACGGACGCCGGCGCGACCTGGTCGCGGCTGGCCGGGCAGCCGACGGGATATCTGGCGCACAAGGGCGTGCTGGACACCGTCAACGGCTATCTGTACCTGGCCTACAGCGACAAGGGCGGGCCGTACGACGGCGGCAAGGGCCGGCTGTGGCGCTATGCGACGGCCACCGGGAGCTGGACGGACATCTCCCCGGTGGCGGAGGCCGACACCTACTACGGCTTCAGCGGGCTGACGATCGACCGGCAGAAGCCGGGCACCGTCATGGCCACCGCCTACAGTGCCTGGTGGCCGGACACCCAGATCTTCCGGTCCACGAACAGCGGCGGAGCCTGGACGAAGGCCTGGGACTACACCTCGTATCCCAGCCGCGCCAACCGCTTCACGATGGACGTCTCCTCGTCGCCGTGGCTGACCTGGGGCGCCAACCCGTCACCTCCGGAGCAGACACCCAAACTCGGCTGGATGACCGAGGCGCTGGAGATCGACCCGTTCAACTCCAGTCGCATGATGTACGGGACGGGCGCGACGATCTACGGCACGGAGAACCTCGCGAACTGGGACAGCGGCGGCCAGTTCACCGTCAGGCCGATGGTGCAGGGGCTGGAGGAGACGGCGGTCAACGACATCGTCTCTCCCCCGGCCGGCGCCCCGCTGCTGAGCGCGCTCGGCGACATCGGCGGCTTCCGCCACACGGACCTGACCAAGGTGCCGTCGATGATGTTCACCTCCCCGAACTTCACGACGACGACGAGCCTGGACTACGCCGAGACGAACCCCAGCACCGTGGTACGGGTCGGCAATCTCGACTCGGGGCCGCATGTGGCGTTCTCGACGGACAACGGCGCCAACTGGTTCGCGGGCACCGATCCTTCGGGCGTCAGCGGCGGCGGCACGGTCGCCGCGTCCGCGGACGGCGGCCGCTTCGTGTGGAGTCCGGCGGGCGCGGGCGTGCAGTACACCACCGGGTACGGCACCTCGTGGTCGGCGTCGAGCGGCATCCCCGCCGGTGCGGTCGTCGAGTCCGACCGGGTCGACGCAAAAACCTTCTACGGCTTCAAGTCCGGCAGGTTCTATGTGAGTTCGGACGGCGGCGCGACCTTCACCGCGTCCGCCGCGAGCGGCCTGCCCAGCGCGGACAGCGTGCGGTTCAAAGCGCTGCCCGGCGGCAAGGGCGACGTCTGGCTGGCCGGCGGGGCGAGCGACGGGGCGTACGGGCTGTGGCACTCCACCGACTCCGGAGCCACGTTCACCAAGCTGTCGTCCGTGGAGCAGGCCGACACGATCGGCTTCGGCAAGGCGGCTGCGGGCGCCTCGTACCAGACGCTCTACGCCGGCGCGAAGATCGCCGGGGTTCGTGGCGTCTTCCGCTCGACGGACAAGGGCGTCACCTGGACCCGCGTCAACGACGACGCCCACCAATGGGGTTGGACGGGCGCGGCGATCACCGGTGACCCGCGGGTGTACGGGCGCGTGTACGTCTCGACCAACGGCCGGGGTGTGATCTACGGAGACACCTCCGACACCGGGGGCGGGGGCGGGGGCGGCGGCACGGACCCGACTCCCACCCCGACGGGCGCCTGCGCGGTGACGTACACGATCACCAACCAGTGGTCGGGCGGATTCCAGGCGGACGTCAAGCTCGCCAACACCGGCACGAGCGCCTGGTCCGGCTGGAGCCTCAACTGGGCTTTCGCCAACGGGCAGGGCGTCTCCCAGCTCTGGAACGCCGACTACACCCAGGCGGGTCCGACGGTGACGGCGAAGAACATCGGCTGGAACGGCAACGTGGCGGCCGGGTCGTCCGTCAGCTTCGGCTTCACGGGCAGTTGGTCGGGCACGAACGCCAAACCGATGGCGTTCGGACTCGGCGACCAGAGCTGCACGGTGGGGTGA
- a CDS encoding helix-turn-helix domain-containing protein — protein sequence MSERRPAPTVGQVVLGRRLQELREAAGLGRDEAARALRVAPATVRRMETADVALKVPYVQVLLNAYGVSAAETEAFVSLTEEANRPGWWQRYHDVLPEWFSLYVSLEGAARLIRSYEPHFVPGLLQTEAYARAVLEAGTVGQTTPESIERHVSLRLARQRLLESDDPPHLWVVMDETVLRRPVSVDATVMAEQLDRLVEFAERDRITLQVSEFAAGPHPGTSAPFSLFRFAEPELPDMVVTEYLTGALYLDDRKEVSAHLEVLDHMTTHAASAHRTKKILRDARGSL from the coding sequence GTGAGTGAGCGACGGCCCGCACCCACGGTGGGCCAGGTGGTGCTGGGCAGGCGGCTCCAGGAGCTGCGCGAGGCGGCGGGGCTGGGCCGCGACGAGGCGGCCCGCGCACTGCGGGTGGCCCCCGCGACCGTACGGCGGATGGAAACGGCCGACGTCGCCCTCAAGGTGCCCTACGTGCAGGTGCTGTTGAACGCGTACGGCGTCTCCGCCGCGGAGACCGAGGCGTTCGTCTCTCTCACCGAGGAGGCGAACCGGCCCGGCTGGTGGCAGCGCTACCACGACGTGCTGCCGGAGTGGTTCAGCCTGTACGTCAGCCTGGAGGGCGCGGCCCGGCTGATCCGCTCGTACGAACCGCACTTCGTCCCCGGGCTGCTCCAGACGGAGGCGTACGCCCGGGCGGTCCTGGAGGCGGGGACCGTGGGGCAGACGACCCCGGAGTCGATCGAGCGGCACGTGTCGCTGCGGCTGGCGCGCCAGCGGCTGCTGGAGAGCGACGACCCGCCCCATCTGTGGGTGGTCATGGACGAGACGGTGCTGCGCCGGCCGGTGAGCGTCGACGCCACCGTGATGGCCGAACAGCTCGACAGACTCGTCGAGTTCGCCGAGCGGGACCGGATCACCCTTCAGGTGTCCGAGTTCGCGGCCGGCCCGCATCCGGGAACGTCAGCGCCGTTCTCCCTGTTCCGCTTCGCCGAACCCGAACTGCCGGACATGGTCGTGACGGAGTACCTGACCGGCGCCCTGTACCTCGACGACCGCAAGGAGGTCTCCGCGCATCTGGAGGTCCTCGACCACATGACGACGCACGCCGCGTCCGCGCACCGCACGAAGAAGATCCTGCGGGACGCCCGCGGAAGCCTCTGA
- a CDS encoding class I SAM-dependent methyltransferase → MLDYDEEAERYDVWRGGEPRAAAAADAVLGLVPGRARSLLDVACGTGIVTRRLAAGRPGLRVTGLDRSPAMARHAAARLPGAVVLADCRRLPFRNGEFDAVSSVWLLHLVEDVVDARRIVAECARVLRPGGTYVTTVDKGASHNVGSDIDVVLSSRPPRPASDAAALVESYAVGAGLVPAARAGFTGRGQGRSPRRAIADLRRGWFVTLPPGHPRADEFAARLAALPDQDRPRPDPVFTLRAFGKPVHGPPPGG, encoded by the coding sequence TTGCTGGACTACGACGAGGAAGCCGAACGGTACGACGTCTGGCGCGGCGGCGAGCCCAGGGCGGCGGCCGCCGCGGATGCCGTCCTCGGCCTCGTGCCGGGCCGGGCGCGCAGTCTGCTCGACGTGGCCTGCGGCACGGGCATCGTCACCCGGCGTCTGGCGGCCGGGCGGCCGGGCCTGCGGGTGACGGGACTGGACCGGTCGCCCGCCATGGCCCGGCACGCCGCCGCCCGGCTCCCCGGAGCGGTGGTCCTCGCCGACTGCCGCCGGCTCCCGTTCCGCAACGGCGAGTTCGACGCCGTCAGCAGCGTGTGGCTGCTGCACCTGGTCGAGGACGTCGTGGACGCGCGCCGGATCGTCGCCGAGTGCGCCCGGGTGCTGCGGCCCGGCGGGACGTACGTCACCACGGTCGACAAGGGCGCCTCCCACAACGTGGGCAGCGACATCGATGTCGTGCTGTCCTCGCGCCCGCCCCGGCCGGCGTCCGACGCCGCGGCGCTGGTGGAGTCGTACGCCGTCGGAGCGGGCCTGGTCCCGGCCGCTCGGGCGGGTTTCACCGGGCGGGGGCAGGGCCGCAGCCCGCGCCGGGCCATCGCGGACCTGCGGCGCGGTTGGTTCGTCACCCTGCCGCCCGGTCATCCCCGGGCCGACGAGTTCGCCGCCCGGCTCGCGGCCCTGCCCGACCAGGACCGGCCCCGCCCGGACCCCGTGTTCACCCTGAGGGCGTTCGGGAAGCCGGTCCACGGGCCGCCCCCGGGCGGCTGA
- a CDS encoding helix-turn-helix domain-containing protein has protein sequence MTLLATGTDAASASPVGQGVGPLLRAWRERRRLSQLELALRADSSARHISFVETGRSRPSEEMVLRLAEHLDVPVRERNALLLAAGHAPRYPQTPLDDPALDALRAGLERLLRGYEPYPALVMDARYDVVAANRGITMLLDGIPESLLEPPLNAMRLTLHPRGLAPRIRNLREWRGHLLAQMERQIALYRSAPLRELYEEVAGYPVAEGRPAAEAGRAAEPAEPVPHFALPMLIEHEGRVLSFISSVSTFNTPMDVTVAELAVETFLPADPATVKYLRSLID, from the coding sequence ATGACCCTTCTCGCGACCGGTACGGACGCCGCCTCCGCCAGCCCCGTCGGCCAGGGTGTGGGCCCGCTGCTGCGGGCCTGGCGGGAGCGGCGGCGGCTGAGTCAGCTCGAGCTGGCGCTGCGCGCCGACTCCTCGGCCCGGCACATCAGTTTCGTCGAGACGGGCCGGTCCCGGCCCAGCGAGGAGATGGTGCTGCGGCTCGCCGAGCACCTCGACGTGCCCGTCCGTGAGCGCAACGCGCTGCTCCTGGCGGCCGGTCACGCCCCGCGCTACCCGCAGACCCCACTGGACGATCCGGCGCTGGACGCGTTGCGCGCCGGCCTGGAAAGGCTGCTCCGGGGCTACGAGCCGTATCCGGCGCTGGTGATGGACGCGCGGTACGACGTAGTGGCGGCCAACCGCGGGATCACCATGCTGCTGGACGGCATCCCGGAGTCGTTGCTCGAGCCGCCGCTCAACGCGATGCGTCTGACCCTCCACCCGCGGGGTCTCGCACCGCGCATCCGCAACCTGCGGGAGTGGCGCGGTCACCTGCTCGCCCAGATGGAGCGGCAGATCGCCCTGTACCGGTCGGCGCCGCTGCGGGAGTTGTACGAGGAGGTCGCCGGGTACCCGGTGGCGGAGGGCCGGCCGGCGGCGGAAGCCGGGCGGGCGGCCGAACCGGCTGAGCCCGTCCCCCACTTCGCGCTGCCGATGCTGATCGAGCACGAGGGGCGGGTGCTCTCCTTCATCTCGTCCGTCTCCACCTTCAACACCCCCATGGACGTGACCGTGGCCGAGCTGGCCGTCGAGACGTTCCTGCCCGCGGACCCGGCCACGGTCAAGTACCTGCGTTCGCTGATCGACTGA
- a CDS encoding 4a-hydroxytetrahydrobiopterin dehydratase, which produces MAVEPLSQKEIEDRLSELPGWSLDGDRLTRTYRLDSHFAATALVVHVARIQEELDHHSELTLGYDRVSLAVNTHSAGGAVTDLDVELARRVEAAAHAHGAR; this is translated from the coding sequence ATGGCCGTCGAACCGCTGTCGCAGAAGGAGATCGAGGACCGTCTGTCGGAGCTGCCCGGCTGGTCCCTGGACGGCGACCGGCTCACCCGCACCTACCGGCTGGACTCCCACTTCGCCGCGACCGCACTGGTCGTCCACGTCGCCCGGATCCAGGAGGAGCTCGATCACCACTCCGAGCTCACTCTCGGTTACGACAGGGTGTCCCTCGCCGTGAACACCCACAGCGCGGGCGGCGCCGTCACCGACCTCGACGTCGAACTCGCCCGCCGGGTGGAGGCCGCGGCTCACGCGCACGGCGCGCGCTGA
- a CDS encoding right-handed parallel beta-helix repeat-containing protein: protein MVKRYLVSPRGGRGAHPDIGSALRAASARGRPARVEIAPGRYEESLTVRGEIELTALGDAGSVVVTRPRGTVLDVSGSVVVRGLVLVGRDADAGVVDCHAGALTLDRVEIRAHNGVCAHARPGTSMTLTDSGFRYGRTVFAGSSGRVERCLFTAAADNAVAVIESARVTVLDSRIDGSRIHGVRVSDAWAHLSGCDLTGTEKAAVMADTQAELTVEGCTVHGVHMAGLAFVEQSRGAVRGTRVTDAENGILVASGADPSVHGCVFADCRDTGIHVQDSGRGTFEDCEILGAGNVGVLSTRGGAPQVNGCRVSGGNVGVAVTEKARGRFSRLDVRDLTGIALRVWDESKAGFTQVRVERCPFGLETRGNGGTTAELTDARLLDFDMAAVAAVGQSRVTLKGVSAERGLLGFGVGEEAQLHVHDSEVSAVSTGGALAFGTARLVARNLTVTGAESYGLCGTGSAYLDVADSRFDDCAATGLRFDDACGGRLADCDVAGTTGLAVQHNGRVKLVGLRTSLPVREITEPAPPPTVVNHYHGPVFVEAVHSAQLAWNNTNVVQQQGTAGEHGGRGTPSAQDTQSHQSAQSAQSDKDGAGR, encoded by the coding sequence ATGGTCAAGAGGTACCTGGTGTCGCCGCGCGGGGGCCGGGGCGCCCACCCCGACATCGGGTCCGCGCTGCGCGCCGCGAGCGCCCGGGGCCGGCCGGCCCGGGTGGAGATCGCTCCCGGCCGGTACGAGGAGTCGCTCACCGTGCGGGGCGAGATCGAGCTCACGGCCCTCGGTGACGCCGGCTCCGTCGTGGTGACCCGGCCCCGCGGCACGGTGCTGGACGTCTCGGGGTCGGTCGTGGTCCGCGGCCTCGTGCTGGTCGGCCGTGACGCCGACGCGGGCGTCGTCGACTGCCACGCGGGCGCCCTCACCCTCGACCGGGTGGAGATCCGGGCGCACAACGGGGTCTGCGCGCACGCCCGGCCGGGCACCTCCATGACGTTGACCGACAGCGGATTCCGGTACGGCCGCACGGTCTTCGCGGGTTCCTCGGGGCGCGTCGAACGCTGTCTGTTCACCGCCGCCGCCGACAACGCGGTCGCGGTGATCGAGAGCGCCCGGGTGACGGTCCTCGACAGCCGGATCGACGGCAGCCGGATCCACGGCGTACGCGTCAGCGACGCCTGGGCCCACCTTTCCGGATGCGACCTCACCGGCACCGAGAAGGCGGCCGTCATGGCGGACACGCAGGCGGAGCTGACCGTCGAGGGGTGCACGGTCCACGGCGTGCACATGGCGGGACTGGCCTTCGTCGAACAGTCCCGGGGTGCGGTGCGCGGCACGCGTGTCACCGACGCCGAGAACGGCATCCTGGTGGCGAGCGGCGCCGACCCTTCGGTGCACGGCTGTGTGTTCGCCGACTGCCGCGACACCGGCATCCATGTGCAGGACTCGGGCCGTGGCACGTTCGAGGACTGCGAGATCCTCGGCGCGGGGAACGTCGGGGTGCTGTCGACCCGGGGCGGCGCCCCGCAGGTGAACGGCTGCCGCGTCTCGGGAGGCAATGTCGGCGTCGCCGTCACCGAGAAGGCCAGGGGCCGGTTCAGCCGCCTCGACGTCCGGGACCTGACCGGCATCGCACTGCGGGTCTGGGACGAGAGCAAGGCCGGGTTCACACAGGTCCGCGTCGAGCGCTGCCCGTTCGGCCTGGAGACCCGCGGCAACGGGGGCACGACGGCCGAGCTCACCGACGCGAGGCTCCTCGACTTCGACATGGCCGCCGTGGCGGCCGTCGGCCAGTCCCGTGTGACGCTGAAGGGGGTTTCGGCGGAGCGCGGGCTGCTGGGGTTCGGGGTCGGCGAGGAGGCACAGCTGCACGTGCACGACAGCGAGGTCTCGGCCGTGAGCACCGGTGGGGCGCTGGCGTTCGGCACCGCGCGGCTCGTGGCGCGCAACCTCACCGTCACCGGCGCGGAGTCGTACGGCCTGTGCGGAACAGGGTCCGCGTACCTGGACGTCGCCGACAGCCGTTTCGACGACTGCGCGGCCACCGGCCTGCGCTTCGACGACGCCTGCGGCGGGCGGCTGGCGGACTGTGACGTGGCCGGGACGACGGGACTGGCCGTGCAGCACAACGGCCGCGTCAAACTCGTCGGGCTCCGCACCTCGCTGCCGGTCAGGGAGATCACGGAGCCGGCCCCGCCGCCGACCGTCGTCAACCACTACCACGGCCCGGTCTTCGTCGAGGCCGTCCACAGCGCCCAGTTGGCGTGGAACAACACCAACGTCGTCCAGCAGCAGGGCACCGCGGGCGAGCACGGCGGTCGGGGCACACCGAGCGCGCAGGACACCCAGAGCCACCAGAGCGCCCAGAGCGCCCAGAGCGACAAGGACGGAGCCGGCCGATGA
- a CDS encoding phage holin family protein, protein MRGVRWRRAASQIGRSIAVWGVSTLTMLVLAGILPDFRLQSPDGDSATTIARTAAVGAGVFGLLSALFWPLLVRLLLLVPALVIGLLVFFLNGSLLLLALRLNPSGQSEVAPETAVIVAAVMSAVASATGGALAVRDDDAYRRRLYRLADRRRRRGPACPTTPGTVFLQLDGVGHDVLSLAVRKGLMPTVARWLGGAPEPEGGQGRAGEVPRPSHRLTSWRTDWSSQTGASQLGILHGSNHDVPAFRWYEKDTGEVMVCNRPTSAAELQRRAVEHTGDGGLLSADGASRGNLFSGGADEQALVLSIAARRRSRETRSRAGYFAYFSDPANAVRTALSFVAEVVREIFQSTRARLRRERPRVGRGGLYPFVRAFATVVERDVVVAAVTGDMLAGRTAVYADLVAYDEVAHHSGPLGRDTEQVLGRLDRALSLLENVAEHAPRPYRIVVLSDHGQSPGETFRTRYGLTLGDLVRAGCGLPVPRRAERTHSGAEARAAVRAALRRPVEEGGGRHRPSGRRSEPIVLASGNLGLISFPDVPHRMSREEIDARHPGLLTTLANHPGIGFLLVRSEDHGGVVLGAHGAEIPLDRLDRTPGPLAAFGPGAADAVRRTHSFPHTADIMVNSFHDPADGEVLAFEEQIGSHGGLGGAQSRPFLLSPLELSAPVEDHEELAGAEHVHRVLRRWLRESDGPQIPLGTAPEERAA, encoded by the coding sequence GTGCGTGGGGTGCGTTGGCGGCGGGCCGCCAGTCAGATCGGGCGGAGCATCGCGGTGTGGGGTGTCTCCACGCTCACCATGCTGGTGCTGGCGGGGATCCTGCCGGACTTCCGGCTCCAGTCGCCCGACGGCGACAGCGCGACCACCATCGCGAGGACCGCGGCCGTCGGCGCCGGGGTGTTCGGTCTGCTCTCGGCCCTGTTCTGGCCCCTGCTGGTGCGTCTCCTGCTGCTCGTACCGGCGCTCGTCATCGGTCTGCTGGTGTTCTTCCTCAACGGCTCACTGCTGCTGCTCGCCCTGCGTCTGAACCCCTCCGGGCAGAGCGAGGTGGCCCCGGAGACCGCCGTCATCGTCGCGGCCGTGATGTCCGCCGTCGCCTCCGCGACCGGCGGCGCCCTGGCCGTACGCGACGACGACGCCTACCGCCGCCGCCTGTACCGGCTCGCCGACCGCCGCCGAAGACGCGGCCCCGCCTGCCCCACCACGCCCGGCACGGTCTTCCTCCAACTGGACGGCGTCGGCCACGACGTGCTGTCCCTGGCGGTGCGCAAGGGTCTGATGCCGACCGTCGCCAGGTGGCTGGGCGGCGCCCCGGAACCGGAGGGCGGGCAGGGCCGCGCGGGAGAGGTCCCCCGGCCGAGCCACCGGCTCACCTCCTGGCGCACGGACTGGTCCAGTCAGACCGGTGCCAGCCAGCTCGGAATCCTGCACGGCAGCAACCACGACGTGCCCGCCTTCCGCTGGTACGAGAAGGACACCGGCGAGGTGATGGTCTGCAACCGTCCCACCAGCGCCGCCGAACTCCAGCGCCGCGCGGTCGAACACACCGGTGACGGCGGGCTGCTGTCCGCCGACGGAGCGAGCCGGGGCAACCTCTTCAGCGGCGGCGCCGACGAACAGGCCCTCGTGCTGTCCATAGCCGCCCGTCGGCGCAGCCGCGAGACCCGTTCCCGGGCCGGGTACTTCGCCTACTTCTCCGACCCCGCCAACGCCGTGCGCACCGCCCTGTCGTTCGTCGCGGAGGTCGTCCGCGAGATATTCCAGTCCACCCGGGCCCGACTGCGCAGGGAACGCCCCCGCGTGGGGCGCGGCGGCCTCTACCCGTTCGTCCGGGCCTTCGCGACCGTCGTCGAACGTGACGTCGTGGTGGCCGCCGTGACCGGGGACATGCTCGCCGGGCGCACCGCCGTCTACGCAGACCTCGTGGCGTACGACGAGGTTGCTCACCACTCCGGGCCGCTGGGCCGCGACACCGAGCAGGTCCTCGGCCGTCTCGACCGGGCGCTGTCGCTGCTCGAGAACGTCGCCGAGCACGCACCCCGCCCCTACCGGATCGTCGTCCTCTCCGACCACGGCCAGAGCCCGGGCGAAACGTTCCGCACCCGCTACGGCCTCACCCTCGGCGACCTGGTGCGGGCCGGCTGCGGGCTGCCCGTGCCGCGCAGGGCGGAACGCACCCACAGCGGAGCCGAGGCCCGGGCTGCCGTCCGCGCCGCGCTGCGCCGGCCCGTCGAGGAGGGCGGCGGCCGCCACCGTCCGTCCGGCCGCCGCTCGGAGCCGATCGTGCTGGCCTCGGGGAACCTCGGCCTGATCTCCTTCCCGGACGTGCCCCACCGGATGAGCAGGGAGGAGATCGACGCCCGCCACCCCGGCCTGCTGACCACCCTCGCCAACCACCCCGGCATCGGCTTCCTCCTCGTGCGCAGCGAGGACCACGGGGGCGTCGTCCTCGGCGCGCACGGCGCGGAGATCCCGCTGGACCGACTCGACCGGACGCCCGGCCCGCTGGCCGCGTTCGGGCCCGGCGCCGCCGACGCGGTGCGCCGCACCCACTCCTTCCCGCACACCGCCGACATCATGGTCAACTCCTTCCATGACCCGGCCGACGGCGAGGTCCTCGCCTTCGAGGAGCAGATCGGCTCCCACGGCGGCCTCGGCGGCGCCCAGTCCCGGCCGTTCCTGCTGTCCCCGCTCGAGCTGTCCGCACCCGTCGAGGACCACGAGGAACTGGCCGGCGCGGAGCACGTGCACCGCGTCCTGCGCCGCTGGCTGCGCGAGTCCGACGGACCCCAAATACCGCTCGGGACGGCACCGGAGGAACGCGCCGCCTGA
- a CDS encoding OsmC family peroxiredoxin — translation MATTRSAHTVWEGNLLEGNGVVTFDSSGIGQQPVSWPSRAEQANGKTSPEELIAAAHSSCFSMALSHGLAGAGTPPTKLVTSADVTFQPGEGITGIHLTVEGTVPGLDDDAFAAAAEDAKKNCPVSQALTGTTITLSAKLA, via the coding sequence GTGGCTACCACGCGCTCCGCACACACGGTCTGGGAAGGCAACCTGCTCGAGGGCAACGGGGTCGTGACCTTCGACTCCTCCGGCATCGGTCAGCAGCCGGTGTCGTGGCCGTCGCGCGCCGAGCAGGCGAACGGCAAGACCAGCCCGGAGGAGCTGATCGCCGCCGCCCACTCCAGCTGCTTCTCCATGGCGCTGTCGCACGGCCTGGCCGGCGCGGGCACCCCGCCCACCAAGCTCGTCACCTCGGCGGACGTCACCTTCCAGCCGGGAGAGGGCATCACCGGCATCCACCTGACGGTGGAGGGCACCGTTCCGGGCCTCGACGACGACGCGTTCGCCGCCGCTGCCGAGGACGCCAAGAAGAACTGCCCGGTCAGCCAGGCGCTCACCGGCACGACCATCACCCTGTCGGCCAAGCTCGCCTGA
- a CDS encoding MBL fold metallo-hydrolase, with protein sequence MAVEITWWGHATCTVEDSDVRVLTDPLFARRLAHLRRRRGAPPPPEAWRADVVLVSHLHADHLHVPSLERLAPGTRLLVPRGAPRAVPGLRRLRHLRLSEMEPGDESTVDGVRIRAVPARHDGRRLPVGRHRSPALGYVVEGEARTYFAGDTGLFEDMAEEVGPVDVALLPVGGWGPHLGEEHLDAGRAAEALARLAPRSAVPVHYGTYWPIGMDAVRPHEFHAPGEEFVRLAAERAPGVAVHRLGHGESVRPEVAR encoded by the coding sequence GTGGCGGTGGAGATCACGTGGTGGGGGCACGCCACCTGCACGGTCGAGGATTCGGACGTGCGTGTGCTCACCGATCCCCTGTTCGCCCGACGCCTCGCGCATCTGCGCCGGCGCCGGGGCGCGCCGCCCCCGCCCGAGGCCTGGCGCGCCGACGTGGTGCTGGTCTCGCACCTGCACGCCGACCATCTGCACGTGCCCTCGCTGGAGCGCCTCGCGCCGGGCACGCGCCTGCTGGTGCCCCGGGGCGCGCCGCGCGCGGTACCCGGGCTGCGCCGCCTGCGGCATCTGCGGCTGAGCGAGATGGAGCCGGGCGACGAGAGCACCGTCGACGGAGTGCGGATACGGGCCGTGCCCGCGCGCCACGACGGGCGGCGGCTGCCGGTCGGACGGCACCGCTCCCCCGCGCTCGGGTACGTCGTCGAGGGCGAGGCCAGGACGTACTTCGCCGGGGACACCGGCCTGTTCGAGGACATGGCCGAGGAGGTCGGGCCGGTCGACGTGGCGCTGCTGCCGGTGGGCGGCTGGGGGCCGCATCTCGGCGAGGAGCACCTGGACGCGGGGCGCGCGGCCGAGGCACTGGCCCGGCTGGCGCCGCGCAGCGCGGTGCCGGTGCACTACGGCACGTACTGGCCGATCGGCATGGACGCCGTGCGCCCTCATGAATTCCATGCTCCCGGTGAGGAGTTCGTACGGCTCGCGGCGGAACGCGCGCCGGGGGTCGCGGTGCACCGGCTGGGGCACGGCGAGAGCGTGCGCCCGGAGGTCGCCCGGTGA